From the genome of Streptomyces sp. NBC_00659, one region includes:
- a CDS encoding SigE family RNA polymerase sigma factor — protein sequence MTTLVCTSASNAATRAARTLSYPSFSSYVKARQPVLLRTARSLTANPSDAEDLLQTALTKTYVAWDRIEDHRALDGYVRRALLNTRTSQWRKRKVDEFVCEELPEPEGLPAPDPAEQQALHDAMWRAITKLPARQRAMVVLRYYEDLSEAQTAEVLGVSVGTVKSAVSRALGKLREDPELIPVRQEGPRPVSEPALR from the coding sequence ATGACCACACTCGTCTGCACGAGCGCCTCGAACGCCGCCACCAGGGCGGCACGGACCCTTTCGTACCCGTCGTTCTCGTCGTACGTGAAGGCGCGGCAGCCGGTGCTGCTGCGTACCGCCCGGTCGCTCACCGCGAACCCGAGCGACGCGGAGGACCTGCTGCAGACGGCCCTGACGAAGACGTACGTCGCCTGGGACCGGATCGAGGACCACCGGGCCCTGGACGGATATGTGCGGCGCGCCCTGCTGAACACGCGGACGTCGCAGTGGCGCAAGCGCAAGGTCGACGAGTTCGTCTGCGAGGAGCTGCCGGAGCCGGAGGGGCTCCCCGCCCCCGACCCCGCCGAGCAGCAGGCGCTGCACGACGCGATGTGGCGGGCGATCACCAAGCTGCCGGCGCGGCAGCGGGCGATGGTGGTGCTGCGCTACTACGAGGACCTGAGCGAGGCCCAGACCGCGGAGGTCCTCGGGGTCTCCGTCGGCACGGTCAAGTCGGCGGTCTCCCGTGCGCTGGGCAAACTGCGCGAGGACCCTGAGCTGATCCCCGTTCGCCAGGAAGGCCCCCGTCCGGTGTCCGAGCCGGCCCTGCGCTGA
- a CDS encoding hybrid sensor histidine kinase/response regulator yields MSSRPSRGAARLAAILDALPDALVLVNANGTVVNANTIALEAFETPGTALVGRGLLDLLPEFDSRLIPGSMRRPDSTDERGRTKPTRMIARRTDGSEFPVEVTSANLESGQQAYDNYGPTPDELLMLVVRDLSGTVDTEAELARSQRQTEMILRAAAEGVVGTDTEGRVVLVNPAAAQILGYRASDLGGKDLHELILHSRADGEAFPFEESPLADTLRSGRKHRVRGQVLWSKSGDKVPVDLTTSPVRDGDQLVGAVMTFTDRRPYDTLVEEKETAATRHAEELEQLGEEHTAELAKLRERHTAELTELTEGHEEELAAGEERYASLGEREKDRYEALAARHEQLLAVLGHSLRGPLDQLRGELAKLAADDAGQLWPEANQVLHHLAAGYSRITTLVDNVLGYQRLDAGIETIFRTNVMLDAVVAAGIEGAVDLIGPGRVQFAVHAPPIEAEVDPQRLARALAHLVADVAGVDATGNAPVSAGGYMDNTVVVAAAQRGEVVRIEVRGPYAGGDPVHEPIVRGIVRAHGGVLQTHEVPGMSGSAYVLEVPIGGGAGAVPPGTGVAVGAELALPEQAPQQSGGRRRARRSSTDAFLESEESGETGPQAVEATGATAPTGRRRRRAAEEQAAGEPAVLGQEQPGDGTEDTSGGTGRRRGRPSSVEGTGDAPAEGAPAGVSEGAVVMAGEHGSGTAAVGSGLGGTVPPQGVPVPVPSGRRARRDGEQNALPAAPVATAPDGGPDDGADDDGTVDEAGRPTGRRRRALAAAAERAAAQETGARAVFALPPAEADRSPEYVRAEAQAQAAQVQAAEAQAAQVQAARAQVAQTAQDQVQAQVALAQQSDGRHDAMRHDPDDDHTPPQPHPVSAPTGRRRARQIAEPAPEAMPGAPAQAVPAQGLPGQPVPALGQSVPAQGLPAQGVPVPATAGRPVPPGLPAVAAQPGSAPAAAMPGAAPAPVAQPWPDANNTTGAGAQPALPAAAPAAPAPLPPERPAARVAQPLPAEATPASAPADPNSAQSRAISVRTLGQGVPFARQVAAAQPGGGVQAPTPPHGTNSGGRRRKLGTPPEPAAERPETAARALPQAGPRRPGTTEGAGRSYAIGAPDENAAEGPEPLDGPGGAVEVADQPQPRPVDDELPPEPLDNPRRLLVWPAPDAGTQQALTDRGYRPVIVNSREEVDAQIAAFPAALFVDPLTGPITRTALQSLRQAAVAAEVPVLVTAGLGQATREAAYGADPAVLLKALAPRDSEQHPPRVLLIEEHAEIALALTATLERRGMQVARASTDEDAVTLAAQMRPNLVVMDLMQVRRRRAGIVDWLRANGQLNRTPLVVYTAAVDASELPRLAAGESVLFLAERSTSDEVQDRIVDLLARIGTN; encoded by the coding sequence GTGAGCAGCAGGCCATCCCGAGGCGCTGCTCGCCTCGCAGCCATACTGGACGCGCTGCCCGATGCGCTGGTCCTGGTCAACGCCAACGGGACCGTCGTCAACGCCAATACGATCGCCCTGGAGGCCTTCGAGACCCCGGGCACCGCTCTGGTGGGCCGCGGGCTGCTCGATCTGCTTCCCGAGTTCGACTCCCGGCTGATCCCCGGCTCCATGCGGCGCCCCGACTCGACCGACGAGCGCGGGCGCACCAAGCCGACCCGGATGATCGCGCGGCGGACCGACGGCTCGGAGTTCCCGGTCGAGGTCACCAGCGCGAATCTGGAGAGCGGCCAGCAGGCCTACGACAACTACGGCCCCACCCCCGACGAGCTGCTGATGCTCGTCGTACGCGATCTTTCGGGCACCGTCGACACCGAGGCCGAGCTCGCGCGTTCGCAGCGCCAGACCGAGATGATCCTGCGCGCGGCGGCCGAGGGTGTCGTCGGGACGGACACCGAGGGGCGGGTCGTTCTCGTCAACCCCGCCGCCGCCCAGATCCTCGGATACCGGGCCAGCGACCTCGGCGGCAAGGACCTGCACGAACTGATCCTGCACTCGCGGGCGGACGGCGAGGCCTTCCCCTTCGAGGAGTCACCGCTCGCCGACACGCTGCGCTCCGGGCGCAAGCACCGGGTGCGCGGGCAGGTGCTGTGGTCGAAGTCCGGGGACAAGGTCCCGGTCGACCTGACGACCTCTCCGGTGCGCGACGGGGACCAGCTCGTCGGTGCCGTCATGACCTTCACCGACCGGCGCCCGTACGACACCCTGGTCGAGGAGAAGGAAACCGCCGCCACCCGGCACGCCGAGGAGCTGGAACAGCTCGGCGAGGAGCACACCGCCGAGCTGGCGAAGCTGCGTGAGCGGCACACCGCCGAACTCACCGAGCTGACCGAGGGCCACGAGGAGGAACTCGCCGCCGGCGAAGAACGGTACGCGTCGCTCGGCGAGCGGGAGAAGGACCGCTACGAGGCGCTGGCCGCCCGGCACGAGCAGCTGCTCGCCGTCCTCGGCCACTCCCTGCGCGGCCCCCTCGACCAACTGCGCGGCGAACTCGCCAAGCTCGCCGCCGACGACGCGGGGCAGCTGTGGCCGGAGGCCAACCAGGTGCTCCACCACCTCGCGGCCGGCTACTCGCGGATCACGACGCTCGTCGACAACGTCCTCGGCTACCAGCGGCTGGACGCGGGCATCGAGACGATCTTCCGTACGAACGTGATGCTGGACGCCGTGGTCGCGGCCGGTATCGAGGGTGCCGTCGATCTGATCGGGCCCGGACGCGTGCAGTTCGCCGTGCACGCGCCGCCCATCGAGGCCGAGGTCGACCCGCAGCGTCTCGCGCGCGCCCTCGCCCACCTCGTCGCGGACGTCGCGGGCGTCGACGCGACCGGCAACGCGCCGGTGTCGGCGGGCGGTTACATGGACAACACGGTCGTCGTGGCGGCGGCGCAGCGCGGCGAGGTCGTCCGTATCGAGGTACGCGGGCCGTACGCCGGGGGAGACCCGGTGCACGAGCCGATCGTGCGCGGGATCGTGCGCGCGCACGGCGGTGTGCTCCAGACGCACGAGGTGCCCGGCATGAGCGGCAGCGCCTACGTCCTGGAGGTGCCCATCGGCGGCGGGGCGGGCGCGGTTCCGCCCGGCACCGGTGTGGCGGTCGGCGCCGAGCTCGCCCTTCCCGAGCAGGCCCCGCAGCAGAGCGGTGGCCGGCGGCGGGCCCGGCGGTCCTCCACGGACGCCTTCCTGGAGAGCGAGGAGTCGGGGGAAACCGGACCGCAGGCCGTCGAGGCGACCGGCGCGACCGCTCCCACCGGGCGCCGTCGCCGCCGTGCGGCGGAGGAGCAGGCGGCGGGCGAGCCGGCGGTTCTCGGGCAGGAGCAGCCGGGCGACGGCACCGAGGACACCTCCGGCGGCACCGGACGACGCCGCGGCCGGCCCAGCTCCGTCGAGGGCACGGGCGACGCCCCGGCCGAGGGCGCGCCCGCCGGGGTGTCCGAGGGCGCGGTCGTGATGGCGGGCGAGCACGGCTCGGGCACCGCGGCCGTGGGATCCGGGCTGGGCGGGACGGTGCCTCCGCAGGGGGTGCCGGTACCGGTGCCCTCCGGACGGCGCGCACGCCGGGACGGTGAGCAGAACGCGCTGCCGGCGGCGCCCGTCGCGACGGCTCCGGACGGCGGTCCCGACGACGGCGCCGACGACGACGGCACCGTCGACGAGGCGGGCCGGCCGACCGGGCGGCGCCGCCGTGCGCTGGCCGCGGCGGCCGAGCGTGCCGCCGCGCAGGAGACGGGCGCCCGTGCGGTGTTCGCGCTGCCGCCGGCCGAGGCGGACCGTTCGCCGGAGTACGTACGGGCCGAGGCCCAGGCGCAGGCCGCGCAGGTTCAGGCCGCCGAGGCCCAGGCCGCCCAGGTCCAGGCGGCGCGGGCGCAGGTGGCCCAGACCGCACAGGATCAGGTGCAGGCCCAGGTCGCGCTGGCCCAGCAGTCCGACGGCCGCCACGACGCGATGCGGCACGACCCCGACGACGATCACACCCCGCCGCAGCCGCACCCGGTCTCCGCCCCGACGGGCCGCCGCCGTGCCCGTCAGATCGCGGAACCGGCTCCCGAAGCGATGCCCGGGGCACCCGCGCAGGCGGTCCCGGCGCAGGGGCTTCCCGGACAGCCGGTGCCCGCGCTCGGGCAGTCGGTCCCGGCACAGGGACTTCCCGCTCAGGGCGTCCCGGTCCCCGCCACCGCCGGACGGCCGGTTCCCCCCGGCCTGCCCGCCGTCGCCGCGCAGCCGGGTTCCGCCCCGGCGGCCGCGATGCCGGGTGCCGCGCCCGCTCCGGTGGCCCAGCCCTGGCCCGACGCGAACAACACCACCGGTGCCGGTGCGCAGCCCGCGCTCCCGGCGGCGGCCCCGGCGGCTCCCGCCCCGCTCCCCCCGGAGCGCCCGGCCGCGCGGGTCGCCCAGCCGCTGCCCGCCGAGGCGACGCCCGCGTCCGCCCCGGCCGACCCCAACTCGGCGCAGAGCCGTGCCATAAGCGTGCGCACGCTCGGCCAGGGCGTTCCGTTCGCCCGTCAGGTCGCGGCGGCCCAGCCGGGCGGCGGCGTCCAGGCCCCGACTCCCCCGCACGGGACGAACAGCGGGGGCCGCCGCCGCAAGCTCGGTACGCCGCCCGAGCCCGCCGCCGAACGCCCGGAGACGGCCGCGCGCGCTCTTCCGCAGGCCGGACCCCGGCGGCCCGGCACCACCGAGGGCGCCGGGCGGTCCTACGCCATAGGAGCGCCGGACGAGAACGCCGCCGAGGGCCCCGAGCCTCTCGACGGTCCCGGCGGTGCCGTCGAGGTCGCCGACCAGCCGCAGCCGCGCCCCGTGGACGACGAACTGCCCCCGGAGCCGCTGGACAACCCGCGGCGGCTGCTCGTGTGGCCGGCGCCCGACGCCGGCACCCAGCAGGCACTGACCGACCGCGGCTACCGGCCGGTCATCGTGAACTCGCGCGAGGAGGTCGACGCGCAGATCGCCGCGTTCCCCGCCGCGCTGTTCGTCGACCCGCTGACCGGACCGATCACCCGCACGGCGCTCCAGTCACTGCGCCAGGCCGCCGTCGCGGCCGAGGTCCCCGTCCTGGTGACGGCCGGACTCGGACAGGCGACGCGCGAGGCGGCGTACGGCGCCGACCCCGCCGTACTCCTGAAGGCGCTGGCACCGCGCGATTCCGAGCAGCACCCGCCGCGGGTCCTGCTCATCGAGGAGCACGCGGAGATCGCGCTCGCGCTGACGGCGACGCTGGAGCGGCGCGGGATGCAGGTCGCGCGCGCCTCGACGGACGAGGACGCCGTCACCCTGGCCGCGCAGATGCGGCCGAACCTCGTGGTGATGGACCTGATGCAGGTACGGCGCCGACGGGCCGGAATCGTCGACTGGCTGCGTGCGAACGGGCAGTTGAACCGCACGCCGCTCGTCGTCTACACCGCCGCCGTCGACGCGTCCGAACTGCCGCGGCTGGCCGCGGGGGAGTCGGTGCTGTTCCTCGCCGAGCGCTCGACGAGCGACGAGGTCCAGGACCGGATCGTCGACCTCCTGGCCCGCATCGGTACCAACTAG
- a CDS encoding SCO4225 family membrane protein produces MNARTLVRLTFANVASAVYLGLVGASVVFEVTAALVSDPGIVGIWPFLLAAPTSFLAAGVVGAVWGMDAPVWYLVSGVVISALVQSFALGALLEALRGRRQGPARPSLV; encoded by the coding sequence ATGAACGCTCGTACCCTGGTACGTCTGACCTTCGCCAATGTTGCTTCTGCCGTCTATCTAGGGCTCGTCGGTGCGTCCGTCGTGTTCGAAGTGACTGCTGCGCTTGTTTCGGATCCCGGAATCGTCGGGATATGGCCCTTCCTTCTCGCCGCCCCCACCTCCTTTCTGGCAGCCGGGGTCGTCGGGGCGGTTTGGGGTATGGATGCGCCCGTCTGGTACCTGGTCAGTGGGGTCGTCATCAGTGCTTTGGTCCAGTCGTTCGCCCTGGGAGCGCTCCTGGAAGCTCTGCGAGGCCGGCGCCAAGGGCCTGCCCGCCCGAGCCTCGTCTGA
- a CDS encoding acyl-CoA dehydrogenase family protein: MDFTPTEEQAAAADLAARIFGDHSTHERLAAAGTGSDAGLWKELCAAGLVGAVADTGLLGLVLLLEEQGRTTAQVPFAASCVYGLLAVTAHGSPEQRERLLPGIADGTVVVAGAISGAGMLSAASPASSSLSTSGKLTGVLPTVPWLRDATHVLVADDRRRLWLVRTAEAEASEPVELTAPWSAGRLTLDGAPGEALGSTGAYDDVLATARTAFAGLQAGVCAGSLARAVEHTNTREQFGQPLAARQGVQLRAADAHMDTEAIRVTAYEAAWRRDEGLPYATHALTAAWWASEAGRRVVHTGQHLHGGAGADLAHPVHRHFLWGRQLDAYLGCGGELLQELGESIANGEAET, encoded by the coding sequence ATGGACTTCACCCCCACCGAGGAGCAGGCCGCGGCCGCGGACCTGGCCGCGCGGATCTTCGGCGACCACTCCACCCACGAACGGCTCGCCGCGGCCGGGACGGGCAGCGACGCCGGACTGTGGAAGGAGCTGTGCGCCGCCGGGCTGGTGGGGGCGGTCGCGGACACCGGGCTCCTCGGGCTCGTCCTGCTGCTGGAGGAGCAGGGGCGCACCACGGCGCAGGTGCCGTTCGCCGCGAGCTGTGTGTACGGACTGCTCGCGGTGACGGCACACGGTTCGCCGGAGCAGCGCGAGCGGCTACTGCCGGGCATCGCCGACGGGACGGTGGTGGTGGCCGGGGCGATATCGGGCGCGGGCATGCTGTCCGCCGCCTCGCCGGCCTCCTCGTCCCTCTCCACGTCCGGGAAGCTGACCGGCGTCCTTCCCACCGTGCCGTGGCTGCGCGACGCCACCCATGTCCTCGTCGCCGACGACCGGCGCCGGCTCTGGCTGGTCCGCACCGCGGAGGCCGAGGCGAGCGAGCCGGTCGAACTGACGGCGCCCTGGTCGGCGGGGCGGCTGACGCTGGACGGGGCGCCGGGGGAGGCGCTGGGCTCCACGGGCGCGTACGACGACGTGCTGGCCACGGCCCGTACCGCCTTCGCCGGGCTCCAGGCCGGGGTGTGCGCGGGTTCGCTGGCGCGGGCGGTGGAGCACACGAACACGCGCGAGCAGTTCGGGCAGCCGCTCGCCGCCCGCCAGGGAGTCCAACTGCGCGCCGCCGACGCGCACATGGACACCGAGGCGATCCGGGTGACGGCGTACGAGGCGGCATGGCGGCGCGACGAGGGGCTGCCGTACGCGACGCACGCGCTCACGGCCGCCTGGTGGGCCTCCGAGGCGGGCCGGCGGGTGGTGCACACGGGCCAGCATCTGCACGGCGGGGCGGGCGCCGACCTCGCGCACCCCGTGCACCGGCACTTCCTGTGGGGCCGGCAGCTGGACGCGTATCTGGGCTGCGGGGGCGAACTGCTGCAGGAGCTCGGTGAGTCGATAGCGAACGGGGAGGCGGAGACATGA
- a CDS encoding lipid-transfer protein, giving the protein MSVRKRDGLGGRAAIVGIGATEFSKDSGRSELRLAVDAVRAALDDAGLTPGDVDGMVTFTMDTSPEITVAQAAGIGELSFFSRVHYGGGAACATVQQAALAVATGVAEVVVCYRAFNERSGRRFGSGVQRREPSAEGAALGWALPFGLLTPASWVAMAAQRYLHTYGLTPEAFGHVAVVDRKYAATNPAAYFHGRPITLAEHAASRWIVEPLRLLDCCQETDGGQALVVTSVERARDLPRSPAVITAAAQGAGRAQEQMTSFYRDDLTGLPEMGVVARQLWRTAGMGPADIDVGILYDHFTPFVLMQLEEFGFCKPGEAADFVAEERLPLNTHGGQLGEAYLHGMNGIAEGVRQLRGTSVNQIPGAGRVLVTAGTGVPTSGLILGADG; this is encoded by the coding sequence ATGAGTGTGCGCAAGCGGGACGGCCTCGGCGGGCGGGCGGCGATCGTCGGCATCGGGGCCACCGAGTTCTCCAAGGACTCGGGGCGCAGCGAGCTGCGGCTGGCGGTGGACGCGGTGCGCGCCGCGCTCGACGACGCGGGGCTGACGCCGGGGGACGTGGACGGGATGGTGACGTTCACGATGGACACCAGCCCGGAGATCACCGTCGCGCAGGCGGCCGGGATCGGGGAGCTGTCCTTCTTCTCGCGCGTCCACTACGGCGGCGGGGCGGCGTGCGCGACCGTCCAGCAGGCGGCGCTCGCGGTCGCCACCGGCGTGGCCGAGGTCGTGGTCTGCTACCGGGCGTTCAACGAGCGGTCGGGCCGCAGGTTCGGTTCGGGCGTGCAGCGGCGGGAGCCGTCGGCGGAGGGCGCGGCGCTGGGCTGGGCCCTGCCGTTCGGGCTGCTCACCCCGGCCTCCTGGGTGGCGATGGCGGCCCAGCGGTATCTGCACACCTACGGGCTGACCCCCGAGGCGTTCGGCCATGTCGCGGTGGTGGACCGGAAGTACGCGGCGACGAACCCGGCCGCGTACTTCCACGGCAGACCGATCACACTCGCCGAGCACGCGGCCTCGCGCTGGATCGTGGAGCCGCTGCGGCTGCTGGACTGCTGCCAGGAGACCGACGGAGGCCAGGCGCTGGTGGTCACCTCCGTGGAGCGGGCCCGCGATCTGCCGCGGTCCCCGGCGGTGATCACGGCCGCCGCCCAGGGCGCGGGCCGGGCGCAGGAACAGATGACCAGCTTCTACCGGGACGACCTGACCGGGCTTCCGGAGATGGGCGTGGTGGCCCGTCAGCTGTGGCGGACGGCGGGGATGGGCCCGGCGGACATCGACGTGGGAATCCTGTACGACCACTTCACGCCGTTCGTGCTGATGCAGCTGGAGGAGTTCGGCTTCTGCAAGCCGGGCGAGGCCGCGGACTTCGTCGCCGAGGAGAGGCTGCCCCTGAACACGCACGGGGGACAGCTCGGGGAGGCGTATCTGCACGGGATGAACGGGATAGCGGAGGGCGTACGGCAGCTGCGGGGCACGTCCGTGAACCAGATACCGGGCGCCGGCCGTGTTCTGGTGACCGCGGGGACCGGGGTTCCGACATCGGGCCTGATCCTCGGGGCCGACGGCTGA
- a CDS encoding long-chain fatty acid--CoA ligase, with protein MQDVPLTVTRILEHGALVHGDSQITTWTGEGEPHRRSFREAGRRANQLAHALRDDLGVTGDERVATLMWNNAEHVEAYYAIPSMGAVLHTLNLRLPAEQLVFIVNHAADRVVIANGSLLPLLAPLLPQLPTVEHVVVSGPGDRSLLDGASVRVHEYEELLAGKPTAYDWPEIDERQAAAMCYTSGTTGDPKGVVYSHRSIYLHSMQVNMAQSMGLTDHDTTLVVVPQFHVNAWGLPHATFMSGINMLMPDRFLQPAPLAEMIESERPTHAAAVPTIWQGLLAELTAKPRDVSSLTQVTIGGSACPPSLMTAFDDLGMRVCHAWGMTETSPLGTIARPPAHAEGTDEEFAYRLTQGRFPAGVEARLTGPGGERLPWDGESAGELEVRGPWIAGAYYGGDGAEPLRPADKFSEDGWLKTGDVGTISADGFLTLTDRAKDVIKSGGEWISSVDLENALMSHPDVTEAAVVAVPDEKWGERPLATVVLREGSAADFETLRAFLADEGKIARWQLPERWSIVEAVPKTSVGKFDKKVIRKRYAEGSLDVTKL; from the coding sequence ATGCAGGACGTACCGCTGACTGTGACCCGCATTCTGGAGCACGGGGCTCTGGTGCACGGAGACTCACAGATCACGACCTGGACGGGCGAGGGCGAGCCGCACCGCCGCAGCTTCCGTGAGGCCGGCCGGCGCGCGAACCAGCTCGCCCACGCCCTGCGCGACGACCTCGGGGTGACGGGCGACGAGCGCGTCGCGACCCTGATGTGGAACAACGCCGAGCACGTCGAGGCGTACTACGCGATCCCCTCCATGGGCGCCGTGCTGCACACCCTGAACCTCCGCCTCCCGGCCGAGCAGCTCGTCTTCATCGTCAACCACGCCGCCGACCGCGTGGTCATCGCCAACGGTTCGCTGCTCCCGCTCCTCGCACCGCTCCTCCCCCAGCTGCCGACGGTGGAGCACGTGGTGGTCTCGGGCCCCGGTGACCGTTCGCTGCTCGACGGGGCGAGCGTGCGGGTGCACGAGTACGAGGAGCTGCTCGCCGGGAAGCCGACGGCCTACGACTGGCCGGAGATCGACGAGCGGCAGGCCGCGGCCATGTGCTACACCTCCGGAACCACCGGGGACCCCAAGGGAGTCGTGTACTCCCACCGTTCGATCTACCTGCACTCCATGCAGGTGAACATGGCCCAGTCGATGGGGCTCACCGACCACGACACCACCCTCGTCGTGGTCCCCCAGTTCCACGTCAACGCCTGGGGTCTGCCGCACGCGACCTTCATGTCCGGCATCAACATGCTGATGCCGGACCGTTTCCTCCAGCCCGCGCCGCTCGCCGAGATGATCGAGAGCGAGCGGCCGACGCACGCCGCCGCCGTCCCGACCATCTGGCAGGGCCTGCTCGCCGAACTGACCGCCAAGCCCCGTGACGTCTCCTCCCTCACCCAGGTGACGATCGGCGGCTCGGCCTGCCCGCCCTCGCTCATGACCGCCTTCGACGATCTGGGCATGCGTGTCTGCCACGCCTGGGGCATGACCGAGACCTCGCCCCTCGGTACCATCGCCCGCCCGCCGGCCCACGCCGAGGGCACGGACGAGGAGTTCGCGTACCGCCTCACCCAGGGCCGTTTCCCGGCGGGCGTCGAGGCCCGCCTCACCGGCCCCGGCGGCGAACGGCTTCCCTGGGACGGCGAGTCCGCCGGGGAGCTGGAGGTCCGCGGCCCGTGGATCGCCGGTGCCTACTACGGCGGCGACGGCGCCGAACCGCTGCGCCCCGCCGACAAGTTCAGCGAGGACGGCTGGCTCAAGACCGGTGACGTCGGCACGATCAGTGCCGACGGCTTCCTGACCCTCACCGACCGCGCCAAGGACGTCATCAAGTCGGGCGGCGAGTGGATCTCCTCGGTCGACCTGGAGAACGCCCTCATGTCCCACCCGGACGTGACCGAGGCCGCGGTCGTGGCCGTCCCCGACGAGAAGTGGGGCGAGCGGCCGCTGGCCACCGTCGTCCTGAGGGAGGGCTCCGCCGCCGACTTCGAGACGCTGCGCGCCTTCCTCGCCGACGAGGGCAAGATCGCCAGGTGGCAGCTCCCCGAGCGCTGGTCGATCGTCGAGGCGGTCCCGAAGACGAGCGTCGGCAAGTTCGACAAGAAGGTGATCCGCAAGAGGTACGCCGAGGGCAGCCTGGACGTGACCAAGCTCTGA
- a CDS encoding SSI family serine proteinase inhibitor: MLRRLLLTAAVSAATALSWAPGATAGTPSDAPGVSPLPVASSAGPATVFTGGPSSLFPGGVPAPARDVAAYGLALPALMPPPARPDDSADRLTVTVGGVGGGADGTFELECHPAGGTHPHAAEACDRLDRMTTWGKDTFAPVPPDALCTMVYGGPATAHVTGTWAGRPVDARYDRSNGCEISRWNALAPVLPGARA; this comes from the coding sequence ATGTTGCGCCGACTGCTCCTCACCGCCGCCGTGTCAGCCGCCACCGCCCTCTCCTGGGCGCCCGGCGCCACCGCCGGCACCCCCTCCGACGCCCCTGGGGTGTCCCCCCTACCCGTCGCGTCCTCCGCCGGGCCCGCCACCGTGTTCACCGGCGGACCGTCGTCGCTGTTCCCCGGCGGGGTCCCGGCTCCGGCCCGGGACGTCGCCGCGTACGGCCTCGCCCTGCCGGCCCTCATGCCCCCGCCGGCCCGTCCGGACGACTCCGCCGACCGGCTGACCGTGACCGTCGGCGGCGTGGGCGGCGGCGCCGACGGGACGTTCGAGCTGGAGTGCCACCCCGCCGGCGGCACCCATCCGCACGCGGCGGAGGCCTGCGACCGGCTGGACCGGATGACCACCTGGGGCAAGGACACCTTCGCCCCGGTGCCGCCGGACGCCCTGTGCACGATGGTCTACGGGGGTCCGGCCACCGCTCATGTCACGGGAACCTGGGCGGGGCGCCCCGTCGACGCGCGCTACGACCGCTCGAACGGGTGCGAGATCTCGCGCTGGAACGCCCTCGCGCCCGTCCTGCCCGGCGCCCGCGCATAG
- a CDS encoding MaoC family dehydratase → MRVGDVLAPLEIEITRTLIVAGAIASRDYQDVHHDADLARAKGSPDIFMNILTTNGLVGRYVTDHFGPAAVLRRVAIRLGAPNHPGDTMVLTGSVEEVDGDTATVRILGANGIGRHVMGTVTVTVPAGGGA, encoded by the coding sequence ATGAGGGTGGGCGACGTACTGGCGCCGCTGGAGATCGAGATCACCCGCACGCTGATCGTGGCCGGGGCGATCGCCTCACGGGACTACCAGGACGTGCATCACGACGCGGACCTGGCACGGGCGAAGGGATCGCCGGACATCTTCATGAACATTCTGACGACCAACGGCCTGGTCGGACGGTATGTGACCGACCACTTCGGCCCGGCCGCCGTGCTGCGCAGGGTGGCGATACGGCTGGGTGCCCCCAACCATCCGGGAGACACCATGGTGCTGACCGGCTCCGTCGAGGAGGTCGACGGTGACACGGCGACGGTGAGGATCCTCGGCGCCAACGGCATCGGCCGGCACGTCATGGGCACGGTGACGGTGACCGTCCCGGCGGGCGGTGGGGCATGA